A window of Phragmites australis chromosome 2, lpPhrAust1.1, whole genome shotgun sequence genomic DNA:
ACTTATAGCTGGATCATGTAATAATAGATGGTTAGGTGCAAACCTTTTGCAGAGGCTAGAATAAAGATATTCCTTTATTAAAAGAAGACTAATTTTATTATATGGTTGTTCACCTTTGCAAACATGGGCGAAGCCAAGTTGACACGTGTGGGTGCAGATGCACCCAcgtcaaaataaaaattcaattGTTTCTATCCTATTTTCACCATACATGCACCCCCTATAGCCTAAAATCATACACCCACAGGTCCAACCGTCCAGCATGGTAAACCCAACAGCCAGCTAACAAGCCAAGCCTATGAAGTAGTGTACCCCTTTATTTTCCTCTAGCTTCGCCACTGTTTGCAAAGTATATCTTGGTGTCACTTTTGTGTTATCTGGAGAATCCTTTTGCTGTAGAGTTGACCATATCTCTTATATATTTCCATCAGATCGACAGAAACTTCTCTTTGTAAAACTATGTAGGAAGTGTTCCCATGCAATTTGTAAGAACGAATGCATATGCCACTTCACCACAATTTTCTTTCGTTTGAACACTCCACGAGTTATAATTAGGTGATCGTATTATCTATAGAGCCGTCTAAATTAATCTCATAAAATGTTGGCTAGACCCCAATGAGCCGGGCTCAGCGTGCATGGCAAGCCACGCCATCTTTCTAGTTATCGTTTAAATCTTGATTACCATGCATTGAATGCATAGCTTGCCGTGTGTCCTTGTGCCACGTAGCAGCTCCATGGGACTTGGCTACCCAGACATCTGGGGCGAGCAAATTGACGTGATTTTGTGAAGGGCTGGCCTCGGCGTGCCAAATTTTACGAGGTCCAGTAAAAATTTGGCTCTCAATCAAATGGCAGCCAAATCTGCTGAGTATGATCAAATTTTAGCTTGTACACTGTGGCTAGAAACCAGCAAGCCCCTATGTTTGAGGGGAAGCATCTTGCTCCGTATTGTGATTGCAAGTAAATTGATTATGTTACTCATCATTTGATCAGGATATATACTCTGTAATCACAATACACAGTGGAGTTACaatcttttttaattaatacACCCAAAAATAAATCTACTCCAACTTCATAACAATTTCGAAAAAAACATCACATTGTACACTTGACTAGTCTAGTTAAAATTATTTCTTATTCTGAAATGCTGCTCGGCACAAATTTCGAGCAAACGATCATGGTGATCACGTCCAAGGATCCTTGATTCCTTATGTCAACTTGTTTCGTGCGTGTCTCTTATTCTGACCTCACCTTGCCAATCCTGAGGAAGATTGGGAACCTCACCGTCTTCATCTCCTTCCCGTCGCCGTCCCATGCCGCCGCGAACTCGCGCACAGTCGCCTCATCAAGCAGCTCAACGCCCTTCTCTTTGGCCGTCTGGTACGCCGACCACGACGTGATGTAGGCGAGGTAGTCGTCCAGGTCCATGCGCCGCTCCGTGGAGAACTCGAACGGGCCCGTGTGCTTCTCACCCTCGACGGGGTCGAAGGGGAACTCCGCGCCACGGTACTCGTCGTCGACCATCCGACGGTTGGGCGCCCAGTACGGTTGCGAATCCCTGTACAGGCGCCAGAACGCGGCGTCGACGTCACCGCCCTCGTCGACGCGGGGCTCGGTGTAGCACCAGGCGGCGAGCACGCCGTGCTTGGGGCGGAGGAGGGAGCGGGCCTGCGCGTAGAAGCGGGGGAGGTCGAGCCAGTGGAAGGCCTGCGCGACGGTGACGAGGTCGACGGAGGCCggcggcgcgacggcggcgTGGAGCGCGGCGTGGAGCGCGGCGAGGGGGAGGTCCGGCGGGGTGTGGACGTAGCGGACGTTCGCGAGGCGCGGCGCGTAGGAGAGCTGCTGCGCGCTCGTGTCCGTGCCCACCACGGCGCTGTACAGCTTGACCAGCTGCATGCACGGCGCGCACGCGTCAGACACAACAAGTCCACAAGAAGAGCACGTCAAGTCAAATTAGTTTGGAGGCTTGACAAGATAAGTCAATGATCCATTCACTAGACGACACGTGTCAAGGAAAAACTCCGACGAGGAGCAGCCAGTCAAGCACGCACGCAGGCAGCCATGCTCGGCACCGAGAGAAACACACAAAACAGAGGTACAGATGCACAGATGGAGGAGGGCGGGGAGATAAGGAGACTGACCGATGCTGCGGCCTGGCCGCTGCCGGTGCCGACGTCCCAGGCCAGGTCGCGCCGGGGTGTCTTGGAGGCGATGAAGTCGAAGAGCTCCGGCGGGTACGCCGGCCTCGTCGCCGCGTACTGCTTCGCCTGCTTCAGGAACAGATTCGCCATCTCAGCCtgcctctctctttttctcaaTATCTCTTGGTTGGGGCCAACTGAAGCTGGATTACTCGTCTTCGCCTTTGACCGGGTTTGAACGAGGAGAGGAATGCGCGCGCGCACTTATAGAGAGCGTCGACAGCGACGCCTATCCAGGGCTGCTTCTTGGCAGGTGCATGCGCACAAGCCGTGAACGTTTCCTAGTAGTGTTTCGCCAGAGCCAGGCTCTTTCTGGCGCCGGGTTAACTGGCCATGGCTGGAAAGAATTGCGGACTTCCTTCCAAAGCCACGCAATTGCATGGTTGTTCGAAGAACGTGCTTAAAAACGCGCGCGGCGGAGAAGGCAGCGTAGAGGCCAGAGTGTTGGTCTGATGGGACGCCACGGCGACATGGACAGGCCGCCGCCGAGGACTTCTGCAATGTGCCGTTCCGCCAAGGTAGAAGAGGCCCGGAGTCACGCACCGAGGCTGACGCCGCGTGGGGAAGACAGAGGTCCAACGAACTTAACAGCATGTGCAGATTTACCCTGACTCCCTAATAACCACCTGCACGTTAAGATTCGTGCCAGCTTCATCTAGGAGGAGCCTTGTACGGATGTGTACTTCTCGTTCATTCATGCCTTACAGATAACTAAATGAACAAGTAGCCGCGTGCCAACCGCCAACCGCGGCATTCGAAACCAACCAAGTAGAGATAGAGTGTTACAGACTTCGCACCCGTCCGCCCTGCTCTATATATAGCCATTAACGTAGATCAATCTACGCACGTGCGCCAATTTCTTCGCTTAGTTGCATGCCGCAGGTAATCCGCTTTCTCTTTAATCGATCCTCGTTACTCGCTCCGTATATCAGAACGAGACCAtacatgacatttttttttagatgcatgcttgaagtCCAGCCATGGCACCGGCGGATGGCGGCCGCAGCAGCAGAGATGGCGCCCCCATGGAGGCCGGGAAGGCGGAGCCGACCAAGCCTTCGCGCATCAAGGAGCTCGGTGCCAGCCAGCAGCGGGTCGTGACGCGAATGCccggggagaagaagaagatcaaggcgAAGCTGCGTGAGGCGGTGGATGTCGGGAACTCCGCGTCCACGACGACGTTGCCCGGCGACGGCAaggagcagcagcaacagccgtCGTCGTTGCCCGGAGACGgcaaggagcagcagcagcggccgtCTTCGTTGCCCGGCGACGGCAAGGAGCAGCAGCAACGGCCGTCTTCGTTGCCCGGCGACGGCAAGGAGCAGCACCAAGGGTCCGGGAAGAGGCCGAGGTTCGTCTGGACTACCGAGATGCACGTCAAGTTCGTGGAAGCACACACAACTCTTGGGAGAGGTAATGCATGCAGTATCTCGTAGCTCTCTTGCTTTGTTCATCTGTTCAGCAATCTGTCACGGGTTAGAAGATCCTAGGGCTAGCTGTTTATGTGATAAGTACGTAGGTTACAAACAACTTAGTCAACTAGTGATAGCACTTAAAACTATTAGCTCCGTTCTTAAATAGAAGTAGTTTAGGATGCATACAGTCAAACTTTGACTACCAACATAGAAAGAAATATTAAGATttatcatataaaaaatattagtagATTTGTTACGGaaaaaactttaaatgattatatttttaatagttttaGATTATAACTGTTCAGAAAAAACAATAGTTAAAATCACGTATTGGAAACCACTTCGTTATCCTAAACATAAAACCAATAGTCAAAATCACGTATTGGAGACCACCTCATTGTCCTAAaccataaataaaaaagaatggagATAGTAATCGTTCTTTAAGCTTCTGAGTATAACACCACAGCTTTACGACTTCAGTTAAAAAGTTATACATGAACCTGATAAAAAGAAGTTATACATGAACctgataaaaaaaagttatacATAAACCTAATAGTAATTGTTACTCGTGACCTTTTCTCTGGTTGCTTATAGACGCTGTGCCGAAGAAAATACTGGAGTTGATGAATGATCCTAGTCTGACTAGAGCGAATGTCTCCAGCCACCTTCAGGTAATTAAAAGTCTTCTTTCACTAACtaattaaaacaaaaaaaataaagtagAGATTGCGCGCTTTTAGCAAACAGATGCTGCTGAATTACAGAAATATAGACTGAATTTGAGAAGACAAGAAGGGCAGCCAATTGGGGCGAGAGGTAATGCCAGAGCGACAAGGTTGCATCACAGAGCTCAACCCATTCAAGAAGATGCTCCTCAAGCACCTTCAACCCCTCTGCATCGTCCGCCTCGAGGACCCTTTCTCCAGGAAGCCTCTCCTCAAGCACCTTCACTCCCTATgcatcctcctcatcctcaaggACCCTTTGCCACTCCCAGCATGTCTCAACCGCAAACGCAAACAGGGCATGGCCGGCTAGTCCAGACACCGCCAGATCACCGCTACAGGAGCAATGCTCGAAGCTTGCCTCATCAACACCCGAACTTGCCCGTGGCACAGCAAAACTTGCTTCATCAAGTCCACCCGAACCTACCTGTAGCCCAGCCGATGCCGATGCAGGACCGCTTCAATCCATCGCCGCTCCAGGTCGCCGCGATGCGGCAGATGCATATCACGCGACAGCGAGCACAGCAAGCTGCAAGGATGCAGCAGGCTGCCGCTGCCTCAGGCTACAATCACATGCTGGTAAGGAACTACGAGCTGGGTGCGCAGCGGGAGAATATCAGAGCTCCAGCGACGGGAGCCTTGCTGAACCATCGCCCAGAGCCGTTCATGCAGGCGTATCCTCAAGCTATGGACATGCGCAGAGGTACCTGATTGATCGTTCACATACAAGTGGTTGGTACTTCTTAGTTTTCTAAAATCACATTGTGTTTACATCATTGAACTAACGCTCCAGTTTACGCCAAATTTTGTCACAGGATACTCGGTTCCTGAGGCCAATGTGAGAGATGAACAGATGGCGCAGCAGCAGATCGGCGTCCAAGCTGAAACGGGGCAAGCGCGCGCCTCGGCACCAGACGCCGCTCCCCTTGTCGATCCGGGTCGCGGCCACGCAGATGATTTGAGCGACGACGTCCAGCAATATTTGGTAATTAAGTGATTAACTCtccagagaaagaaagaaataaagtgCCATACCGGCTAGCTAGTTTCTATCGCAATTCTGATGTGTCGTTCGTCCATGGTTATTGTAGATTAGCGATTCGGAAGCTTCATGGAACCGCGAATTCCCCTCCAAACAAACCTGATTGGCACGCTGGCTGCGCCGATGGCAGATTTCCACACCAACCCTCTGTTTGTTTAGAGTTAGGGAATTGGCCTTGGCGAGCTTGAGCTTCGTCTTCAGCTTATTGATGTTGTATGAATTTCAAGCTCTCCTAATCATGGCAAAGCTTTTGGTAGATGCTAATAATAGGCCCTTGATAGACAGGACACAGGACCTCAGTTTGCTAGCTATTCGTTGGTGATTCTTTTATTCTTTGTTAGAAAAAAACATTGGTGATTTATTTATGTCGCGGACACTTTTTGATGTGAGGATGTTGTTGGTGGGGACTATCCATGATATCTTGTTTTCTTTGGTTATGAACAATAAGTATATCCTGGTTTAAATTTCATTCataattttctcttttgttttcctttaaTTCATaagtttcttttttccttttgcgGTGGAAAAGAGAGGTATGTTGATCGCGCAGAGATAGGGCTCATATTTCGCATTTAGTTGATGGTCGTATATATATCCATCTTATAATGTGCGGACGATACGATTATCTTTATGGATCATAACTTAGAACAAGCAAGAAACATGAAATTATTGCTTTGTGCTTTTGAACAATTATCAGGtctcaaaataaattttcacaagAATGAGCTATTCTACTATGATATAGCATAGGATTGTCAAGAACAGTACTCTTAGCTTTTTGGATGTCATAGGGGTACCTATTCTTTTAGGTATTTAGGTATTGCTATGCATCATAGAAAGTTACGCAATATGTATAGGAGGATCATAGAagagaaatttgagaagaaattgagtAGTTGTGAAAGTAAGCACATGTTGGTTGGAGGTAGACTAGTTCTAATTAATTCTATGCTAAGTAGTTTAGCAATGTTtatgctctctttttttatgtACCTAGAGGTGTCCTACAAAAACTGGAGTACTTTAGATCGAGGTTTTCTGACAGGGTGATGgccacaagaaaaaatatagactaGCTAGATGGGACATTTTGTATCAACCGAAGGATCAAGGAGCCCTAAGAATACAAAATATTGATGTACAAAATTCATGTTTGCTAAGTAAATGGTTATTCAAGTTAATAAATGAGGATGGACTATGGCTGGATCTTCTGAGGAATAAGTATTTAAAAAACCAAGCAATAGCCCCGGTGGAGAGAAAGCTAGGAGATTCACAATTATGATTAGGATTGATGAATGTCAAAGAAACATTCCTAAATTTGGGTTCATTCCATCTTAATGATGGAAACCAAATTTCGTTTTTGGAAAGATAAGTGGCTGGGGAACTTCACCCTTAGAGAGCTGTACCCTTCGCTCTATAATATTGTTCATAGGAAGAATACATCTGTAGTAATAGTGTTCAATACAGTTTCTTTGAATATCTCTTCTCGAAGATCACTGGTTGGTATAATTTACTACATTGGCATCAGTTGGTGGCTCGTGTAATGCATATTTAATTGAACGATAATCATGATATTTTTAGGTGAAATTTACATCAGAATGGATAGTTTTCAGTTCATTTTATATACAGAGTCCTTGTAAACAATAGTAATATAGAAGCGAATAGGGTGGTTTGGAATATAAAGATTCAtctgaaaataaagattttcTTGTGGTACCTAAAGAAGGGTATTATCATTACTAAAGACAACTTAGCTAGAAGAAGCTGGAATGGGAGTAAAACATGATGCTTTGTAGTAGAAAtgatgtagctttggtggagcatctaggattcaaccttctctctgtatctcagttgttagaTGAGGACTTGAAAGTGCGTTTTAAACGtgatacttctcaagttcttgatactTCTGGTGtgttgatttgcaagatttctcgagttgggagagttttttgagctaatttttctgaatctcttggttcttctcctTGCTTGATTGCTCAATATTCTTCTGAGcattggatgtggcataggagactagggcatatgagatttgattttcttactcgtttgagtgccctaggctacATCTGAGGATAGcataagctcaagtttgagaagaatcttgttcgtgctccttgtcggtatgGCAAGATGATTGATGTCTCCCACCcactagtcaatctggtgatgactgaacgaccgggagaacttctccatatggacactgttggtccttctcgcgTTCATTCGGCAGgtggaagtggtatgttcttgtcatcgtttatgatttttctcgctagttttgggtcttctttcttgtgagcaaggatgaagtgttctcacactttcagagcttagctttgagattgttcaaggaactccctggtgcattaaaagcaattcacagtgataatgacaccgagttcaagaactatctctttaatgctttctgtcttgagcatggcattgagcatcagttttctgccccacgcgttcctcagcagaatggcgtggttgagagaaagaacatgactttggttgagatggctaggacgatgctcgatgagcacaagattcctagaaagttttgggctgaggccattagcatagcgtgctacatctcaaatcggattttcttgtgctcgatcttgaatttgacttcttatgagttgcgctttgggaggaagtcaaaggtttcacatttgagagtttttgggtgtcaatacttcatcctaaagcatggcaatcttgacaagttcaagtCGTGATCTTTCAATAgaattttcttagggtattatcttcatagtcatgcttacagggttacaattttgacactaacaccatcatgaaatcctgttatgtgacttttgatgagtcaaccctATGTACTAGTTCTGTTTtttagtgtgcaggtgatcaggagatgagcgagactatctttgtagatggcgaccttccagctcttggtgatgacgaggatgatccactacttccctctaCCACACctactgtcacacccggttttaatggacaaaaccaaatGCGGCTTttgtgtgcctaggaagtttatcacacataaggacatcacaggtgaagtaataaaagcaatactttaacttacaatcgttcaaaacttacattaaagacttcacctaaacaactctattagctaaacgaTAGCAAACTAAACAACGGCAGtgggacgaaagcatcggcgaccaagcactccacaggcatcgaccGAAAGACatgctcctagaacaccaggtcatcgtcttgaaagtcttccactgagcagcatatgaattgtgggagatagcaagggtgagtacatagagtattcagtaagtgtgaaaaaataatgatatgtaagctttcaacaagaataggctaacacctagtttatttgcgtaaatacaaGTATATAAAATAGTAATGTATttgaaaagcattaagcagttattatgTGAAAGTAACCCATATGACCCAACAACTAACATCCGAAGCTAACCACCTTGTAACCCATGACCATCTACTATCACCAGTACTAtaatcataaccataaccataaccaactaatcatgtgaggatcctaGTCTCCCATAACAGTGggcacagctgttataacagttttacactctgcagaggttgtccaacttttagccacgagtcgtgatgcccatgttgtcgtgtttgcaagacacttaacgcacgctagtggtgtgcctccaggagaatcactacaaagcatggcccatcaattaggtcatggtactccaacgaatgccagctAGGTGTCTaactgatatgctaagccttacccatatcgatTTCGTGTTTGGtatggtatttcttgggttgtcactccacaaaTCGgaccttatatgtgacacttgggcaaagactatccaacaagaaaataaccaacaaaacctaacaccttttctttgaatgtatccacaagcccaccacatgaaccaccactatcaaaccaactccttgcccaagtcctagggttccatgttactaaaataaGTTCATCATTGCcgttgcatatgtccactaaacatgtatatgacacttccccaacatcccaaaagcatggctaagcaattctacctaagagactcatatcaactaccacttaggctttaAGGAATGTAAAGGCAGAACTagataaaccctaacataggtgactacccattagGTTGAcaaacattgcatgcaattttgtaaaataaaatatttgaaacataggttcaaaatgatcaagaacacttgccttctccttgcagcTGCTTAGTGTACTCTATttcttggtcttgatgttcctcaaactgattcggggcgttatcgactaatcgtatAATTACATGTAAAGTACACAaacaaacacactaagaacatagcacaaaacaaaataataacaatacaaaacctatatagaaAGATATAGCTCTAAGACACgaatctaacggcgcaagaatcgcttaaaacggacctatgacgaaaaagatatgctaaaaacaagattagggttgaaaaagaaaatgactgaTTTTTAATTAAAACAGAAAGATTAAGGgtctttttataaaaatagagggaactatttgtaattatataaaagtttaggggctaaagtgtAAAATATAAGGCTCTTTTATAAAAACAGAGAAGTTCAGGGGTCTATTTACAAAGTTACCAATTATCAGGatttttggaaatatttttgtattgaaaaaccttCTTTATTGCGTGGTTGCTGACTTGGCTCATACATGGGCTACACGTAGGCTAGATCGAGTGACATGGCTAGTGATGTGGATGTCCATGTGGCAAAGGTTGTTGACTGGGAAGGGACACATGGCGACTTGCGATTGGATGTTGAAGGGGTAAGGgttgatctaatctgggccttaGATTTTGGATCCAACGATACAGAGGAGATGGGCGGCTGGAGGGAAGGCACACAACAACGACAGAGGGGCACAAGGTGGCGGATGATCGGAGAAGTCGTCGGACGGTGCTCCAACGCACGGAGGATGACAACGAGCGGCGAatcagagagagaaggggacaGGGACTCTGTTTTTGGAGCTTACCTCATCGGAATGGCTCTGGAGGAGGCTCGGCAATGGCGGAGGGGCTTGGGAGCTCAACGGAAGGCGGCGCCAGCGACCGGGGAAGCAAGGCGGTGGTGGCAGGGGCTTCGGTGGGTGGCGGTGAAGCTCGGAGGGGCTCGCGTGAGGTGATACGGCACGAGAGCAACGAGGCTAGATgaggggcggcggcgatggTAGCAGAAGCTTGAGATCTTGGCGAGAGGCTTCAGAACTCAATGAGTTTGGGAAGGAAATAGATCGAGGGGGGTGCAGGGACTTATATAGGTGGGCTCGAGGACATGGGGTGGCTCGAGTCTCCAAAAGCGGCAACGGGAGTCGAGTTCTACTCGGACTTGGTGGGGGCAGGTGAGACCGAGGTGGAGACATTGGGCGCGGGCGCGTGAATAAGGCGGAAAATGGACGGGGCATGGGCGCTTCCATGGGTGAGCGAGCTGAGCGGGAGGCGTCACAGCGGGTTGAGGAGCTGGGCCAACTCGGGCGTGGTCCAGGTGGGAGAGGAGGGGTCAGGCTAGGCTGGTGGCTGGGAAGGCCAAGGGAAGGGGAAACAAgccgagagggagagaaagagccGGCCGGGCAGgacggtgagggagagagggttgGGCTAGGTACAATTaggttttctcttcttttcctttttcatttctttttctaatatatttctattctaaaacaaatcaaaacaaacaaagacaaatatactccaaataaaaaaaaaccaaatcaaACCTACATGCCTATttgcagcatgaatgcattcaaacaaaataataaccctattcaaatttgaatttgaatttagaaaataggctttttcctattctaattattcaacctataatctaatcttagaaaattttagaaatttggaaaaattgaaaatcaaagTACGACACCTACTCCAGAGCTGACTCCTGCTTCTTTTACTCTAGCAAAGGGTCCTGCAACCTCTagttccacttcagctgctttcaagTCTGCACCAGCATTGTTTGAGGGGGAGGAACACTCATGGTGTGAGGCCCCTCAGCACATTCAGCGGCGATATCCTCCACATACGATgatcggtgacatcaatgagagagcaacgaggtccaaatctgtttctcatgctcattttattgaTTATGTATTCATTGCTTCTTTTAAGCTCCATGAttttggacatgctttatcttaTTCAAGttaggtcaatgccatgcatgaagagtttgaaaattttgataGAAACCAAATTttggtccttgtagagccactccctaatgttcacaccataagcacaaaatgggttttcaaaaacaaacaggggaaggatgggtctatagtgagaaacaaggctacaCTAGTGGCTTAAGGTTTTACtgaggtagaggggatagactttggagagacatttgcaccggtagctagactataagccattaggatcctccttgcatttgcgacatcctgaggtttcaagttgtacaaaatggatgtcaagagtgcttttcttAATGGTTTCATTTAGGAAGAGGTCTATATTAGTTAATCCCCAGGTTTTGAtcaccccaaatacccacatagagtttacaagcttagaaagGCTTTGTATGGGGTTTAGCaggcacctagagcttggtatgatagccTTAGGTCTTTTTTGTTacagcatgggtatgtgatggggtcagctgataaaactttattcactcttaggcatggtaatgatttcttactggttcagatatatgtggatgatatcattttttgtggctcttctcatgcacttgtggccaagtttgcataAACTATGAGCAGAGTATCACCGAAGCATTTGTGCTGAAGCATAAATGAAAgcaaacatcggatggtccagtgatggactTTAAGAGTGCCAgactattttttgcagagagtagatttttggcgccaagtttgattatgtacgctggatagtccgatgctgagattgtgaacaccgaaaaATGCACTGGACcttttgttgtagagaggttgcaaaagggtggttcggtggattggcaTACACCGGGTTATCCGATGATGGACGTAAGATCAATGGAAGATTTCaccagaccttttcttgcagagagcaaagttttcct
This region includes:
- the LOC133900387 gene encoding uncharacterized protein LOC133900387; the encoded protein is MANLFLKQAKQYAATRPAYPPELFDFIASKTPRRDLAWDVGTGSGQAAASLVKLYSAVVGTDTSAQQLSYAPRLANVRYVHTPPDLPLAALHAALHAAVAPPASVDLVTVAQAFHWLDLPRFYAQARSLLRPKHGVLAAWCYTEPRVDEGGDVDAAFWRLYRDSQPYWAPNRRMVDDEYRGAEFPFDPVEGEKHTGPFEFSTERRMDLDDYLAYITSWSAYQTAKEKGVELLDEATVREFAAAWDGDGKEMKTVRFPIFLRIGKVRSE
- the LOC133909884 gene encoding two-component response regulator ORR22-like gives rise to the protein MAPADGGRSSRDGAPMEAGKAEPTKPSRIKELGASQQRVVTRMPGEKKKIKAKLREAVDVGNSASTTTLPGDGKEQQQQPSSLPGDGKEQQQRPSSLPGDGKEQQQRPSSLPGDGKEQHQGSGKRPRFVWTTEMHVKFVEAHTTLGRDAVPKKILELMNDPSLTRANVSSHLQKYRLNLRRQEGQPIGARGNARATRLHHRAQPIQEDAPQAPSTPLHRPPRGPFLQEASPQAPSLPMHPPHPQGPFATPSMSQPQTQTGHGRLVQTPPDHRYRSNARSLPHQHPNLPVAQQNLLHQVHPNLPVAQPMPMQDRFNPSPLQVAAMRQMHITRQRAQQAARMQQAAAASGYNHMLVRNYELGAQRENIRAPATGALLNHRPEPFMQAYPQAMDMRRGYSVPEANVRDEQMAQQQIGVQAETGQARASAPDAAPLVDPGRGHADDLSDDVQQYLISDSEASWNREFPSKQT